The sequence TCTTCCATCATCTTGACTTCTACTTGGACCTGTTTTTCCTCCTTGAAAGACTTCAGTGAACTCAACAGCCACCTAGAAAACCTCTTCCTGAACCTAAGGTGACAATGTATTGCCTGCAGTGGCTGCTCCCTGTGCTGCTCATCCCCAAACCGCTGAACCCAGCTCTCTGGTTCAACCACTCCATGTTCATGGGCTTCTACCTGCTCAGCTTCCTGCTGGAGAGGAAACCCTGCACCATCTGTGCCTTG comes from Girardinichthys multiradiatus isolate DD_20200921_A chromosome 20, DD_fGirMul_XY1, whole genome shotgun sequence and encodes:
- the LOC124856278 gene encoding bladder cancer-associated protein; its protein translation is MYCLQWLLPVLLIPKPLNPALWFNHSMFMGFYLLSFLLERKPCTICALVFLAALFLICYSCWGNCFLYHCQDAALPDAAHDPAIVGT